One Defluviimonas sp. SAOS-178_SWC DNA window includes the following coding sequences:
- a CDS encoding sigma-54-dependent transcriptional regulator — protein sequence MTGRPLLLVEDTPSLQLVYESVLRSAGHEVQSADDAASGLAAFKTLQPPVVLLDLMLPDRDGLDLMREFLTIKPDTHVIVITANGSINKAVAAMRAGAHEFLVKPFDEQRFLNAIDNALAGTTDNGPASANGKAATAPGDFIGESEPMRQVYAKIGSVARSMATVFITGESGTGKELCAQAVHDLSNRARGPFVPLNCGAIPSELLESEVFGHVKGSFTGAISDKPGAAAAADGGTLFLDEICELDLNLQTKLLRFLQTSTIQPVGATRSRKVNVRIICATNRDPLQEVRRGRFREDLYYRLHVVPILMPPLRERGDDVVAIAEAALARFACEEGRQFRDIDPDVKTLFRALDWPGNVRQLLNVMRHVVVLNDGPTVTRAMLPFELHHELERAGDAAQESAAPQVPLEGLVGRTLAEIERLVIEETIARHGGSVPKAARVLDVSPSTLYRKIESWKQRS from the coding sequence ATGACCGGCCGACCGCTTCTGCTGGTCGAGGACACGCCATCCCTCCAACTCGTCTATGAATCCGTGCTTCGTTCCGCCGGCCACGAGGTGCAGAGCGCAGACGATGCCGCCTCGGGTCTCGCCGCGTTCAAGACACTTCAGCCGCCGGTCGTCCTTCTCGACTTGATGCTGCCCGACCGCGACGGGCTCGACCTCATGCGCGAGTTCCTGACGATCAAGCCGGACACCCATGTCATCGTGATCACGGCCAACGGCTCCATCAACAAGGCCGTCGCGGCGATGCGCGCCGGGGCGCATGAGTTCCTCGTCAAGCCCTTCGACGAGCAGCGCTTTCTCAATGCGATCGACAACGCTTTGGCGGGAACCACCGACAATGGCCCGGCATCGGCGAACGGCAAGGCGGCCACCGCCCCAGGCGATTTCATCGGTGAGTCCGAGCCGATGCGGCAGGTCTATGCGAAGATCGGCTCCGTCGCGCGCTCGATGGCCACGGTCTTCATCACCGGCGAGAGCGGCACCGGCAAGGAGTTGTGCGCGCAGGCCGTCCATGACTTGTCGAACCGCGCCCGGGGTCCATTCGTCCCGCTCAATTGCGGCGCCATCCCCTCCGAGTTGCTGGAATCCGAGGTGTTCGGCCATGTGAAGGGATCCTTCACCGGCGCGATTTCCGACAAGCCCGGCGCCGCCGCCGCCGCCGATGGCGGCACGCTGTTCCTCGACGAGATCTGCGAGCTGGATCTCAACCTCCAGACCAAGCTCCTGCGATTCCTCCAGACCTCGACGATCCAGCCGGTAGGCGCCACGCGGTCGCGAAAGGTCAATGTCCGCATCATCTGCGCGACCAACCGGGACCCCTTGCAAGAGGTCCGGCGCGGCCGCTTCCGCGAAGACCTTTATTACCGGCTCCACGTCGTGCCGATCCTCATGCCGCCCCTGCGCGAACGCGGCGACGATGTCGTCGCAATTGCAGAGGCAGCGCTTGCCCGCTTCGCGTGCGAGGAAGGCCGGCAGTTCCGCGACATCGACCCGGACGTGAAGACGCTTTTTCGTGCCCTCGACTGGCCGGGCAACGTGCGTCAGCTTCTCAACGTGATGCGCCATGTCGTGGTTCTGAACGACGGGCCGACGGTCACCCGCGCCATGCTGCCGTTCGAGCTGCATCACGAACTGGAGCGGGCCGGGGATGCCGCACAGGAGAGCGCGGCGCCTCAGGTGCCGCTCGAAGGGCTCGTCGGGCGCACGCTGGCGGAAATCGAGCGCCTCGTGATCGAGGAAACCATCGCCCGGCACGGCGGATCGGTGCCGAAGGCGGCGCGGGTGCTCGACGTCTCGCCATCGACCCTCTACCGCAAGATCGAAAGCTGGAAGCAGCGTAGCTAG
- a CDS encoding NAD kinase codes for MPKAGKITFLASDSEAAKDALAKLSAIYGSVPLDKAEVIVALGGDGFMLHTLHATQAMDVPVYGMNCGTIGFLMNEYGEEGLRERLESAEEEVINPLSMRATRADGTVHEALAINEVSLLRAGPQAAKLRITIDGKMRMEELVCDGALVCTPAGSTAYNYSAHGPILPIGAEVLALTAMAAFRPRRWRGALLPMTAKVRFDVLDPQKRPVMADADGRSARDVVTVEVQSEPSVRHRILFDPGHGLEERLTREQFV; via the coding sequence GTGCCGAAGGCAGGCAAGATCACGTTTCTGGCAAGCGACAGCGAGGCGGCGAAGGACGCGCTTGCCAAGCTCTCGGCGATCTACGGTTCGGTGCCTCTGGATAAGGCCGAGGTGATCGTTGCGCTCGGCGGCGACGGCTTCATGCTGCACACGCTGCACGCGACGCAGGCGATGGATGTTCCGGTATATGGAATGAACTGCGGCACGATCGGTTTTCTGATGAACGAATACGGCGAGGAGGGGCTGCGCGAGCGGCTCGAGTCGGCCGAGGAAGAGGTGATCAACCCGCTTTCCATGCGCGCGACCCGTGCCGACGGGACCGTCCACGAGGCGCTGGCGATCAACGAGGTCTCGCTTCTGCGCGCCGGCCCGCAGGCGGCGAAGCTCAGGATCACCATCGACGGCAAGATGCGGATGGAGGAGCTTGTCTGCGACGGTGCGCTGGTGTGCACGCCGGCGGGATCGACCGCCTACAACTACTCCGCGCACGGGCCTATCCTGCCCATCGGCGCCGAGGTGCTGGCGCTGACGGCAATGGCGGCATTCCGGCCGCGGCGCTGGCGGGGGGCGCTTCTGCCGATGACCGCGAAGGTGCGTTTCGATGTGCTCGACCCGCAGAAGCGCCCGGTCATGGCCGATGCCGACGGGCGCTCCGCCCGCGACGTGGTGACGGTCGAGGTGCAGTCGGAGCCGTCGGTGCGCCACCGCATTCTCTTCGATCCCGGTCACGGTCTCGAAGAGCGGCTGACGCGCGAACAGTTCGTCTGA
- a CDS encoding multicopper oxidase family protein, translated as MTLLPTVSRRTLLAGLGGLALAAPALLRPRPAYAALTGRPFAQPALDAGRTEAGRRVFDLAVAAGRHQFLDGVETATTGINSAFLGPILSARAGDALRMNVANGLREPMTLHWHGLHLPAAADGGPHQEIAPGAVWSPEFDLRQKAGTFWFHGHQHRKTAEHVWAGMAGVIRISDNEEDALPLPRTHGEDDFTLVLQDRRFDPAGQMPYDANMHDRMAGMQGDVMLVNGLASPVLDADAPRLRLRILNGANGSFYRLHFADDRVFHQIASDGGLLGAPVAMRDTVLSPGERAEFLLDLADGATAQLRAEAFGAEAPVMGSAGIREVMTFRPKAARASAPALPARLAEIAPPPKATGETRSFMLSMSGMGMVGDFLINGRQYDHARIDFSVPLGAAETWIWENTTPMIHPIHIHDVQFRILDRNGRPPAPKEAGLKDTVLIGPGEKVTLRMRFDDYADPVHPYMYHCHILEHEDAGMMGQFTVV; from the coding sequence GTGACTCTTTTGCCAACCGTTTCCCGCCGCACTCTGCTGGCCGGCCTCGGCGGCCTTGCACTCGCGGCCCCGGCGCTTCTGCGCCCCCGCCCGGCCTATGCCGCGCTGACCGGGCGGCCGTTCGCGCAGCCCGCTCTCGACGCCGGCCGCACGGAAGCCGGGCGCCGGGTCTTCGATCTCGCGGTCGCGGCGGGTCGCCACCAATTCCTCGACGGGGTCGAGACCGCGACGACCGGCATCAATTCCGCCTTCCTCGGCCCGATCCTCTCGGCCCGGGCCGGTGACGCGCTCCGGATGAACGTCGCGAACGGTCTACGGGAGCCGATGACCCTTCACTGGCACGGCCTTCACCTTCCTGCCGCCGCCGATGGCGGCCCGCATCAGGAAATCGCACCGGGCGCCGTGTGGTCGCCGGAATTCGACCTGCGCCAGAAGGCGGGCACCTTCTGGTTTCACGGTCACCAGCACCGCAAGACCGCCGAGCATGTCTGGGCGGGCATGGCCGGGGTGATCCGGATTTCTGACAACGAAGAGGACGCGCTGCCCCTGCCCCGGACGCATGGCGAGGACGATTTCACCCTCGTTCTTCAGGACCGGCGCTTCGACCCGGCGGGCCAGATGCCCTACGACGCGAACATGCACGACCGCATGGCCGGGATGCAGGGCGACGTGATGCTGGTTAACGGCCTCGCCTCCCCCGTCCTCGACGCCGATGCCCCGCGTCTCCGGCTGCGGATCCTCAATGGCGCCAACGGGTCGTTCTACCGCCTCCATTTCGCAGACGACCGCGTCTTTCACCAGATCGCCTCGGATGGCGGCCTGCTGGGTGCGCCCGTGGCAATGCGGGACACAGTGCTCAGCCCCGGGGAACGCGCCGAATTCCTGCTCGACCTCGCCGACGGTGCGACGGCCCAGCTCCGGGCCGAGGCCTTCGGCGCGGAAGCGCCGGTGATGGGCAGCGCCGGCATCCGCGAGGTGATGACCTTCCGCCCGAAAGCCGCCCGCGCATCGGCGCCGGCGCTGCCGGCGCGGCTGGCCGAGATCGCCCCCCCGCCCAAGGCGACGGGCGAGACCCGCAGCTTCATGCTTTCGATGAGCGGCATGGGCATGGTGGGCGATTTCCTCATCAACGGCAGGCAATACGATCATGCCCGAATCGACTTCTCCGTCCCGCTAGGCGCGGCCGAGACCTGGATCTGGGAAAACACCACGCCGATGATCCACCCGATCCATATCCATGACGTGCAGTTCCGCATCCTCGACCGCAACGGACGGCCACCCGCACCGAAGGAAGCCGGGCTGAAGGACACGGTCCTGATCGGACCCGGCGAGAAAGTGACGCTCAGGATGCGGTTTGACGATTATGCCGACCCGGTTCACCCCTACATGTATCACTGTCATATCCTCGAACATGAGGACGCGGGCATGATGGGCCAATTCACGGTCGTCTGA
- the glyA gene encoding serine hydroxymethyltransferase — protein MTAPHRDTGFFTAPLSSRDPEIFKSITDELGRQRDEIELIASENIVSKAVLEAQGSVLTNKYAEGYPGKRYYGGCQYVDVAETLAIERAKKLFNCNFANVQPNSGSQMNQAVFLALLQPGDTFMGLDLNSGGHLTHGSPVNMSGKWFNVASYGVRQQDERLDMDDVRAKAQEHKPKLIIAGGTAYSRVWDWAAFRKIADEVGAYLMVDMAHIAGLVAGGQHPSPLPHAHVVTTTTHKSLRGPRGGMVLTNHEDIAKKINSAVFPGLQGGPLMHVIAAKAVAFGEALDPSFTNYAAQIVKNAKAMADQLMKGGINIVSGGTDNHLMLADLRPKKVTGKATEAALGRAHITCNKNGVPFDPEKPFVTSGIRLGTPAGTTRGFGEAEFRQIADWIVEVVDGLAANGEDGNAEIEANVRAKVEALCAQFPLYPGM, from the coding sequence ATGACCGCCCCCCACCGCGACACCGGATTCTTCACCGCACCACTTTCCTCGCGCGATCCCGAGATCTTCAAGTCGATTACTGACGAGCTTGGCCGTCAGCGCGACGAGATCGAACTGATCGCCTCTGAAAACATCGTCTCGAAGGCGGTCCTGGAGGCGCAGGGCTCGGTTCTGACGAACAAGTATGCCGAAGGCTATCCGGGCAAGCGCTACTATGGCGGCTGCCAGTATGTCGACGTGGCCGAGACGCTGGCGATCGAGCGTGCGAAGAAGCTATTCAACTGCAACTTCGCGAACGTCCAGCCGAATTCCGGCAGCCAGATGAACCAGGCGGTGTTCCTGGCGCTCCTGCAACCCGGCGACACCTTCATGGGCCTCGACCTCAACTCCGGCGGCCACCTCACCCACGGCTCGCCCGTGAACATGTCGGGCAAGTGGTTCAACGTCGCCTCCTACGGCGTGCGCCAGCAGGACGAACGGCTTGACATGGACGACGTCCGTGCCAAGGCGCAGGAACACAAACCGAAGCTGATCATCGCCGGCGGCACCGCGTACAGCCGCGTCTGGGACTGGGCCGCGTTCCGCAAGATCGCGGACGAGGTGGGCGCCTACCTCATGGTCGACATGGCCCATATCGCGGGCCTTGTCGCGGGTGGCCAGCATCCCTCGCCGCTGCCGCACGCGCATGTCGTCACCACGACCACGCACAAGTCGCTCCGCGGCCCGCGTGGCGGCATGGTCCTGACGAACCACGAGGACATCGCGAAGAAGATCAACTCCGCCGTCTTCCCCGGCCTTCAGGGCGGCCCGCTGATGCACGTGATCGCCGCCAAGGCCGTGGCTTTCGGCGAGGCGCTGGACCCCTCGTTCACGAACTACGCCGCACAGATCGTCAAGAACGCCAAGGCGATGGCCGATCAGCTGATGAAGGGCGGGATCAACATCGTCTCCGGCGGCACCGACAACCACCTGATGCTCGCCGACCTGCGGCCGAAGAAGGTGACCGGCAAGGCGACCGAGGCGGCACTGGGCCGGGCCCATATCACCTGCAACAAGAACGGCGTGCCGTTCGACCCGGAAAAACCCTTCGTGACCTCCGGTATCCGCCTCGGCACCCCCGCCGGCACCACCCGCGGCTTCGGTGAGGCCGAGTTCCGCCAGATCGCCGACTGGATCGTCGAGGTCGTGGACGGGCTCGCCGCGAATGGCGAGGACGGCAATGCCGAGATCGAGGCAAATGTCCGGGCCAAGGTCGAAGCCCTCTGCGCGCAGTTCCCCCTTTATCCGGGGATGTGA
- a CDS encoding PspA/IM30 family protein, producing MLTTIRTLFLGERARAEEAVRRTYSVELIEQKIREAEGGLQAAKATLASLIQRQRSETRQLAALEARAADLTVRARAALAAGNDTLAGEAAEAIAEMENESALRAETVAQLDARILRLRQSVETTNRRIIDLKQGAVAARAVRQERAIQTRIRTTLSGRSPMDEADALIAEVLTRDEPQEEAEILREIDRGLTKEDLTGRMAAEGFGKPLKVTAVEILTRLRADD from the coding sequence ATGCTCACGACGATCCGAACCCTCTTCCTGGGGGAACGCGCTAGGGCCGAGGAGGCGGTGCGACGAACGTATTCCGTCGAACTGATCGAGCAGAAGATCCGCGAGGCTGAAGGCGGCTTGCAGGCGGCGAAAGCGACCCTGGCGAGCCTTATCCAGCGCCAGCGCTCGGAAACCCGCCAGCTTGCCGCGCTTGAAGCGCGGGCCGCCGATCTGACCGTCCGGGCGCGCGCGGCGCTTGCGGCGGGTAATGACACGCTGGCCGGAGAGGCCGCAGAGGCGATCGCCGAGATGGAGAACGAAAGCGCGCTCCGCGCCGAGACCGTCGCCCAGCTCGACGCCCGGATCCTGCGCCTGCGCCAATCGGTCGAGACGACGAACCGGCGGATCATCGACCTGAAGCAGGGCGCTGTCGCCGCAAGGGCTGTGCGACAGGAACGGGCAATCCAGACGCGAATCCGCACGACCCTGTCGGGCCGGAGCCCGATGGACGAGGCCGACGCACTGATCGCCGAGGTTCTGACCCGCGACGAGCCGCAGGAGGAAGCGGAGATTCTGCGCGAGATCGACCGCGGCCTGACGAAGGAGGACCTTACCGGCCGCATGGCCGCAGAGGGGTTCGGCAAGCCGCTCAAGGTGACGGCGGTCGAGATCCTGACGCGGCTTCGCGCAGACGACTGA
- a CDS encoding TetR/AcrR family transcriptional regulator, protein MSSKAEQRKAELRDRLVDVTGRRIASDGLSSVKARDVAAEAGCALGAIYNVFDDLNALILAVNGRTFRKIGEAVAASLSDSAGRMPVERLILMSNAYLGFAAENTHLWRALFDIDMSNDGAVPDWYRDELQTLFGHIAGPVAELFPDLGPKELDLMVRALFSAVHGIVLLGLQNRISGVSRHNIEAMIAQVLCRIGN, encoded by the coding sequence ATGAGCAGCAAGGCAGAACAGCGTAAGGCGGAATTGCGCGACCGGCTTGTTGACGTGACCGGGCGTAGGATCGCGTCAGACGGGTTGTCCTCCGTGAAGGCACGGGACGTCGCGGCCGAGGCCGGCTGCGCGCTCGGTGCGATCTACAACGTCTTCGACGACCTGAACGCGCTGATCCTGGCGGTGAACGGGCGAACCTTCCGCAAGATTGGCGAGGCTGTGGCCGCATCCCTTTCCGACAGCGCCGGCAGGATGCCGGTCGAGCGGCTGATCCTGATGTCGAACGCCTATCTCGGCTTTGCCGCCGAAAACACCCATCTCTGGCGCGCGCTCTTCGACATCGACATGAGCAACGACGGCGCGGTGCCCGATTGGTACCGTGACGAGCTTCAGACGCTCTTCGGCCATATCGCGGGTCCGGTGGCCGAACTCTTCCCCGATCTCGGCCCGAAGGAGCTGGACCTGATGGTCCGCGCCCTGTTCTCGGCGGTGCACGGGATTGTCCTGCTTGGCCTGCAAAACCGGATCTCGGGCGTGTCGCGCCACAACATCGAGGCGATGATCGCGCAGGTTCTTTGCCGCATTGGAAACTGA
- a CDS encoding alpha/beta fold hydrolase, with product MLNYTDHGTPSGLPTLLIVHGLFGSARNWGAVARRLADARRVVTVDMRNHGESFHADGHGYADLASDLAKIITEIGAPVDVVGHSMGGKAAMQLALTRPDLVNRLIVADIAPVAYGHSQAHLTRAMRALDLTGLTARGDADRRLQAFVDDPGLRAFLLQSLDLKGEVPRWRLNLDVLEREMDRITGWPGTDGRFGGPTLFLTGALSDYVRPEHRPEIKRLFPNARFAKLPGAGHWLHADKPREFEAAVRAFLTPSGG from the coding sequence ATGCTGAATTACACCGACCACGGAACGCCGAGCGGCCTGCCGACCCTTCTCATCGTGCATGGTCTGTTCGGGTCAGCCCGCAACTGGGGCGCCGTCGCCCGCCGCCTCGCCGATGCGCGGCGGGTCGTGACCGTCGACATGCGCAATCACGGCGAAAGTTTTCACGCCGACGGTCACGGCTATGCCGACCTCGCGTCCGATCTTGCCAAGATCATCACCGAGATCGGCGCCCCTGTCGATGTCGTCGGCCACTCGATGGGCGGCAAGGCGGCCATGCAACTGGCGCTGACCCGGCCCGATCTTGTCAACCGCCTCATCGTCGCGGATATCGCGCCGGTCGCCTACGGCCACAGCCAGGCCCACCTCACCCGGGCGATGCGGGCGCTCGATCTCACCGGCCTTACCGCCCGTGGCGATGCCGACCGCCGGCTTCAGGCCTTCGTGGACGACCCCGGCCTCAGGGCCTTCCTGCTGCAATCCCTCGACCTCAAGGGCGAGGTGCCGCGCTGGCGGCTCAATCTCGACGTTCTGGAGCGCGAGATGGACAGGATCACCGGATGGCCGGGCACGGACGGCCGGTTCGGGGGGCCGACGCTGTTCCTGACGGGTGCCCTGTCGGACTATGTCCGGCCCGAGCATCGCCCCGAAATCAAGCGGCTCTTCCCGAATGCGCGTTTCGCGAAACTGCCCGGTGCGGGGCACTGGCTCCACGCCGACAAGCCCCGCGAGTTCGAGGCGGCCGTCAGGGCGTTCCTGACGCCCTCGGGCGGCTGA
- a CDS encoding entericidin A/B family lipoprotein — translation MIRLTLPLLVLMALTACETVKGAGRDIQAAGATISSGASQVQSDM, via the coding sequence ATGATCCGCCTGACCCTGCCTCTTCTCGTCCTCATGGCCCTCACCGCTTGCGAAACCGTCAAGGGCGCCGGCCGCGACATCCAGGCCGCCGGCGCGACGATCTCGTCCGGGGCGAGCCAGGTTCAGTCAGACATGTAA